The Pirellulales bacterium genome includes a window with the following:
- a CDS encoding excinuclease ABC subunit UvrC, with protein MSMDANQVPIEPRPPGGFAHAAAKVREFPQTPGVYLMKDAAGVVIYVGKAVNLRSRAGSYFLKAAADDLRTADLVREIADIDFLEADSEVDALLIESRLIKDVQPKFNRDLKDDKSFPYLEIFIRDDFPRVEFTREPSERGTKLYGPFASAGSLRGAIQVLQKIFKFRTCSLDIDEGDEKWRWFRPCLLHSIQQCTAPCNMRISKEEYRRDIARLRMFLEGKKVSLLAEMHAEMRAAAAELKFEKAARLRDEIYALETLDRRGELDTHVQPEVFYIDPKKGLSGLKKVLKLAETPRTIEGVDIAHLGGGETVASLVQFIDGLPFKPGYKRYKIRRVEGIDDFASIHEVVARRFKRLEDEGTVFPDLLLVDGGRGQLNAALAAFKELDIRPPTVISLAKREEEIYIDGADEPLRLSRHSYALRLLQYVRDEAHRFAQHYHHILRRRSTLGE; from the coding sequence ATGTCGATGGATGCAAATCAGGTGCCGATCGAGCCCCGCCCGCCGGGTGGTTTCGCCCATGCGGCTGCTAAAGTGCGGGAATTTCCACAGACGCCGGGCGTTTATTTGATGAAGGATGCCGCCGGCGTCGTGATCTATGTCGGCAAAGCGGTCAATTTGCGATCACGTGCTGGCAGTTATTTTCTCAAGGCGGCGGCCGACGACCTTCGCACGGCGGATCTGGTGCGCGAGATTGCGGATATCGATTTCCTGGAGGCCGACAGCGAAGTCGACGCCCTCTTAATCGAGTCGCGGCTGATCAAAGACGTCCAACCTAAATTCAATCGCGATCTGAAGGACGACAAATCTTTTCCTTATCTGGAAATCTTCATTCGCGATGATTTCCCACGCGTGGAATTCACACGCGAGCCTAGTGAGCGCGGGACGAAACTCTACGGACCCTTTGCTAGTGCCGGCAGTTTGCGGGGCGCGATCCAGGTGCTGCAGAAGATCTTCAAATTTCGCACCTGCAGCCTCGACATCGACGAAGGGGACGAAAAGTGGCGCTGGTTCCGACCCTGCTTGCTGCACAGCATTCAGCAATGCACGGCCCCTTGCAATATGCGGATCTCGAAAGAGGAATACCGGCGCGACATCGCCCGGCTACGGATGTTTCTGGAGGGCAAAAAGGTCTCGCTGTTGGCCGAGATGCATGCCGAAATGCGGGCCGCGGCGGCCGAGCTGAAATTCGAAAAGGCAGCCCGCTTGCGCGACGAGATTTACGCATTGGAAACACTCGATCGGCGCGGCGAGCTGGACACCCACGTCCAACCCGAGGTGTTTTACATCGACCCCAAGAAAGGGCTATCCGGCCTGAAAAAAGTGCTCAAATTGGCCGAAACGCCGCGGACCATCGAGGGGGTCGATATCGCTCACCTGGGCGGCGGCGAAACCGTGGCCAGCCTGGTGCAGTTCATTGATGGGCTGCCGTTCAAACCAGGCTATAAGCGCTACAAAATCCGGCGCGTGGAAGGAATCGATGACTTTGCCAGCATCCATGAAGTTGTGGCCCGTCGGTTCAAGCGATTGGAGGACGAGGGGACAGTCTTCCCCGATCTGTTGTTGGTTGATGGCGGCCGCGGCCAGCTCAATGCGGCATTGGCCGCCTTCAAGGAATTGGACATTCGGCCTCCAACGGTGATTTCGCTGGCCAAACGCGAGGAAGAAATCTATATCGACGGGGCGGACGAGCCGCTGCGTCTTAGCCGGCACTCGTATGCTTTGCGCCTCCTACAGTACGTACGCGACGAAGCTCACCGCTTTGCGCAACATTACCACCACATTCTGCGCCGCAGGTCGACGCTCGGTGAGTAG
- the rsfS gene encoding ribosome silencing factor — translation MATSSVSRYVATSHNPNRALELAKAAAQTAADNRGRDVVVLDLREVTSEFDYFVVVTGTSRRQLHAMSEEIDHRLEDELGDHRLSIEGYVDSHWILLDYGSVVIHLFESEARDYYALEQLWCMAKRVPLELTKPEPPSAPTLRAR, via the coding sequence GTGGCGACATCCAGCGTCAGCCGGTACGTAGCGACTTCGCACAATCCGAATCGGGCCTTGGAGCTTGCCAAAGCGGCGGCCCAAACAGCGGCTGACAATCGAGGACGCGATGTCGTGGTCCTCGACCTCCGGGAAGTGACTTCTGAATTCGATTATTTCGTCGTGGTGACCGGCACCAGCCGCCGGCAGCTACACGCCATGAGCGAAGAGATCGACCATCGCCTCGAAGACGAGCTGGGCGACCATCGCCTGAGCATCGAGGGATACGTCGATAGCCACTGGATCCTGCTCGACTACGGCAGCGTGGTTATCCATCTGTTCGAGTCCGAGGCCCGCGATTACTACGCCCTGGAACAACTCTGGTGCATGGCCAAACGCGTGCCGCTCGAGTTGACGAAGCCCGAGCCGCCGAGCGCCCCCACGCTGCGCGCTCGCTAA
- a CDS encoding DUF1501 domain-containing protein → MLTLFGNATRFCDGINRRSFLRVGALGLGGLTLADLLALRSRSEETNVQAKRNAAVIFVELGGGPSHLETYDPKPNAPREFRGPLDFAATNLPGVYFSQYMREQAQLLDKLAVVRSIHHGSNSHDASSHLTQTGFLKRSQRAGLNEMPCFGSVAARVCGPNEPGLPAYVALPRLMRNGGAAYLGTAHNPFETINDAGKRNFSVRNLTLSTGLNAARLEDRRTLLTALDVQRQIVDLEGSSEAIDDFTRQALEMVTGPRAQAAFDISKEQDRVREEYGLTDIGQSLLLARRLVEAGVTCVTVRYPGWDNHVKIAQAIEQRGPRYDQAMAALVRDIYQRGLDRDVLVVAMGEFGRTPRVNRNAGRDHWGSLMSVLLAGGGLKAGIVGASNSKGEVPVECPYGPENVLAMVYRHLGIDPEQTFADLAGRPRHILEERRLIAELV, encoded by the coding sequence ATGCTAACTCTCTTCGGAAACGCGACGAGATTTTGTGACGGTATTAATCGACGCAGCTTTTTGCGGGTCGGTGCACTGGGCCTGGGAGGCTTAACGCTGGCGGACTTGCTGGCGCTACGTTCGCGATCTGAGGAGACCAACGTCCAGGCGAAGCGAAATGCGGCGGTCATCTTTGTGGAATTGGGTGGCGGACCGTCGCACCTGGAGACCTATGATCCCAAGCCCAACGCGCCACGCGAATTTCGCGGACCGCTGGACTTCGCAGCAACTAACTTGCCTGGCGTCTATTTCAGTCAATACATGCGCGAGCAGGCGCAACTTCTCGATAAACTCGCTGTGGTGCGTTCGATTCACCACGGCTCGAACAGTCACGACGCATCGAGCCATCTGACCCAAACGGGTTTTCTGAAGCGCAGCCAAAGAGCCGGTCTTAACGAGATGCCCTGCTTCGGTTCTGTGGCGGCGCGGGTGTGCGGGCCGAATGAACCTGGATTACCTGCCTATGTGGCGCTACCGCGCCTCATGCGCAATGGCGGCGCCGCCTACCTCGGCACGGCGCACAACCCCTTCGAGACAATCAACGACGCCGGTAAGCGGAATTTCTCGGTGCGTAACCTGACCCTCTCGACCGGACTCAACGCCGCGCGACTCGAGGACCGTCGCACGCTGCTGACGGCACTCGACGTGCAGCGCCAGATTGTCGACCTGGAAGGCTCATCCGAGGCCATCGATGATTTCACGCGGCAGGCACTCGAAATGGTCACCGGTCCACGGGCCCAAGCCGCCTTCGACATTTCGAAGGAACAGGATCGAGTTCGTGAGGAATACGGTCTGACCGACATCGGGCAGTCGCTGCTGCTGGCCCGTCGGCTGGTCGAAGCTGGAGTGACTTGCGTTACGGTGCGCTATCCCGGCTGGGACAATCACGTCAAGATTGCCCAGGCGATTGAACAGCGCGGCCCTCGCTACGATCAGGCCATGGCTGCTTTGGTTCGCGATATCTACCAGCGTGGATTGGACCGCGACGTGCTCGTCGTGGCGATGGGCGAGTTTGGCCGCACACCGCGTGTGAACCGCAATGCAGGGCGCGACCACTGGGGCTCGCTGATGAGCGTGCTGCTAGCAGGCGGCGGTCTGAAAGCCGGAATCGTGGGCGCTTCGAACTCGAAGGGCGAAGTCCCTGTGGAATGTCCCTACGGTCCAGAAAACGTGCTGGCCATGGTATATCGACACTTGGGAATCGACCCCGAGCAAACGTTTGCCGATCTCGCCGGTCGCCCTCGTCACATCCTGGAAGAGCGGCGGTTGATCGCCGAACTCGTCTGA
- the argS gene encoding arginine--tRNA ligase, producing MNILRQLRQRFATALAHLETSQPDGALKIADLVDLVRPSQEAKFGDYQANMAMPLGKLLGRPPRDIAAEIVKHLDVADICQPAEIAGPGFINLTLREDWLAMQLRGAAEDTRLAIEPVTAPRTFIVDYSAPNVAKPMHVGHIRSTVIGDSIYRTLKFLGHRAIGDNHIGDWGTQFGMIIYGYKHFRDEAACQRSRVDELARLYRLVTQLVDYHEGQRKLPEFEKRVRAAEQTLATLRATPASGDAKADKKAAQTLRRADAELTEANAAVADLRRRLTAVDSDAALAKLAAQHAPIETAVLAETAKLHSGDAENLELWRQFMPDCMAAIQRLYDRLGVSFDETLGESFYHDRLQGVVDSLLKQGLARESDGAICVFSDDNPAPMIVRKKDGAFLYATTDLATIQYRRERWNPDAMLYVVDHRQSLHFEQLFATAKKWGFDKVQFAHLSFGTVLGDDGRPFKTRSGDTVGLEGLLDEAVERAYRIVCENDDSKPDGRELSDDTRRSIAQTVGIAALKYADLSQNRTSDYTFSYDKMLAMNGNTATYMQYAYARVRSIFRRGGIDIESLRARRVPFLLGTPAERALGVEILRFAEALDAVLVDYRPNQLTVYLFELANRYSSFFDQCPVLKADSDDLRSSRLLLCDLTARTLKQGLALLGIDIVEQM from the coding sequence ATGAACATCCTCCGCCAGCTACGACAGCGGTTCGCCACCGCGCTCGCGCATTTGGAGACAAGCCAGCCGGACGGTGCGCTCAAGATTGCCGATCTGGTCGATCTTGTGCGTCCCAGCCAGGAAGCCAAGTTCGGCGACTACCAGGCCAACATGGCGATGCCGCTCGGCAAGCTATTGGGACGTCCGCCCCGGGACATCGCCGCCGAGATCGTCAAGCACCTCGACGTGGCCGACATCTGTCAGCCCGCCGAGATCGCGGGGCCAGGCTTTATCAACTTGACACTCCGCGAGGATTGGCTGGCCATGCAATTGCGTGGCGCCGCCGAAGACACTCGCCTGGCCATCGAGCCCGTGACCGCGCCGCGGACGTTCATTGTCGACTATTCGGCCCCCAACGTGGCCAAGCCGATGCACGTCGGGCATATCCGTTCGACCGTCATTGGCGACAGCATCTACCGCACGCTGAAGTTTCTCGGCCACCGCGCGATCGGCGACAACCACATCGGCGATTGGGGCACCCAGTTCGGCATGATCATCTACGGCTACAAGCACTTTCGCGACGAGGCCGCCTGCCAGCGGTCGCGCGTCGATGAATTGGCACGGCTGTATCGCTTGGTGACTCAACTGGTCGACTATCACGAGGGTCAGCGCAAGCTGCCGGAGTTCGAGAAACGCGTTCGCGCAGCCGAGCAAACCCTGGCAACTCTCCGCGCGACGCCCGCCAGCGGCGACGCCAAGGCGGACAAGAAGGCCGCCCAAACGCTGCGCCGCGCCGATGCGGAACTGACCGAGGCCAATGCCGCGGTGGCCGATTTGCGTCGCCGCCTGACGGCCGTCGATTCGGACGCAGCACTCGCGAAACTAGCAGCCCAGCATGCCCCCATCGAGACGGCAGTGCTGGCCGAGACAGCCAAGCTGCACTCGGGCGATGCCGAGAACCTCGAGCTGTGGCGGCAGTTCATGCCCGACTGCATGGCCGCGATCCAGAGGCTTTACGACCGGTTAGGCGTCTCGTTCGACGAGACGCTAGGCGAGAGCTTTTACCACGACCGGCTGCAGGGCGTTGTCGACAGCCTGCTAAAGCAAGGATTGGCTCGCGAAAGCGACGGCGCCATTTGCGTCTTCAGCGACGACAATCCCGCGCCGATGATCGTGCGGAAGAAGGACGGCGCATTCTTGTATGCCACGACGGACCTGGCCACGATCCAATATCGCCGCGAGCGCTGGAATCCCGATGCGATGCTGTATGTGGTCGACCATCGCCAAAGCTTGCACTTCGAGCAATTGTTCGCCACGGCCAAGAAATGGGGCTTCGACAAAGTCCAATTCGCGCACCTCAGCTTCGGCACCGTGCTGGGGGATGACGGCCGTCCGTTCAAAACCCGCTCGGGCGATACCGTGGGACTGGAGGGATTGTTGGACGAAGCCGTCGAGCGGGCTTATCGAATCGTCTGCGAAAACGACGACTCTAAGCCCGATGGTCGCGAGCTTTCCGATGACACGCGCCGCTCGATCGCGCAGACCGTGGGCATCGCGGCGCTCAAGTATGCCGATCTGTCGCAAAATCGCACGAGCGATTACACCTTTAGCTACGACAAAATGCTGGCCATGAACGGGAACACAGCCACGTACATGCAGTACGCCTATGCCCGCGTGCGCAGCATTTTCCGCCGCGGAGGAATCGACATCGAGTCGCTGCGCGCCCGGCGCGTGCCCTTCCTGCTCGGCACGCCGGCCGAACGAGCCTTGGGGGTCGAAATCTTGCGATTCGCCGAGGCATTGGATGCTGTGCTGGTCGACTATCGCCCGAACCAGCTCACGGTTTACCTGTTCGAACTGGCCAATCGTTACTCGAGCTTCTTCGATCAGTGCCCCGTGCTCAAGGCTGACAGCGATGACCTGCGCAGCAGCCGACTGCTACTGTGCGATCTGACAGCGCGAACCCTGAAACAAGGTTTGGCGCTATTGGGGATCGACATCGTGGAGCAGATGTAG